The sequence TAGCCTCTGAAAAAGCATCGTCAATCTGATAGCGCACATAGCTGTGCTGTGAAAGCATCACCATGCGCTCGCCGTCGAGATCGGAGATATGCACGCGCTCCTGAGCGGCAAGCCGGTGCTCAGGCGGCATGATTACCGCGGCTTCTACCGGCGGCAGCGCTTCAATCGTGATTGCCGCTCGCGAGATTGGCAGTTCGACAAGGCCGACATCAAACTGGCCCGTTGAGACCAACTCGGCGATCTGTCGCGATGGCAGGCTATGTACTGTGGTAGTTACCGACGGCCTCAACGCCAGGAACGCCTGCAATGCACGCGGCATAACAGAAAGCGCGAAAGCAGGCAGGGTGGCCACGCGCAACGCGCCAGCTCGCTGGAAGCGAATGTCCTGGGCCACTTGTCCGATCCGCTCCGCCCCGACATACACCTTTTCGACCTCTCGAAACAAGGTTTGCGCCTCGACCGTCGGGAGCAGACGTCGCCCTCGTCTGGCAAAGAGCTTGAAACCCAGCTGTAACTCGAGCAATGCAATCGTGCGACTTACAGCGGGCTGGGTAACGCTCATCAGGTTGGCGGCGCCGACCACGGTGCCGGTCAACATCACTGCGCGAAAAGCCTCAATGTGACGCAGACTTGGCGTACTTCTCATCCATAACCTCCGCGCATATACAGCCTCCCAATCAGGCATGTACATGTCATCTTGATCGCTTTAGGATTCATCAGATAGCTGGAAAACATAGAAATATCAATGTGAGACAAGATGATGGAACGGTACATCAGCAGCATATATGAGCCAACACCTATTTTTAGCGTCGCCTGTCATCTGGGCTGAAGCATGAGCTATCTCCAATTGAACGGCCTGGCGAAACGCTATGACGACTTTGTAGCGGTAAGTGATTGCACGCTCTCGATCGAACGCGGCGAATTCGTCTGCCTGCTTGGCCCGTCGGGATGCGGAAAAACTACGACGCTACAGATGTTGGCAGGTTTAGTTTTGCCGACTGCGGGAAGCATCGTGCTCAATGGTAAGGACATTACCAGGGCGAAACCTAGCTCCCGCGGACTCGGCGTGGTATTTCAGAGCTACGCGCTCTTTCCTCATATGACCGTTGAGCAGAACGTGAGCTTTGGCCTTGAAATGCGGAAAGTTGCTGCTTCTGAGCGCAGAGGCCGCGTCCGGGAAGCGCTCGATCTGGTCCATCTCGCTGGCTCCGGTCACCGGTATCCACGCGAGCTGTCAGGGGGGCAGCGGCAGCGCGTGGCGATGGCTCGGGCTCTGGTGATCGAGCCACAGGTATTGTTGCTGGATGAACCGATGGGTGCCCTCGACGCGAAGTTGCGCGAGGACATGCAGGTGGAGCTGCGCGCGCTCCAACACCGTCTTGGCATTACGACATTGATGGTGACTCACGATCAGGCGGAGGCTCTGACTCTTGCCGACCGCGTGGTGCTAATGAATAAAGGCTCCGTACAGCAGGTCGCAAGTCCGCTGGAGATGTACGAGTCGCCAAACGGGCGGTTCGTGTCGACGTTTCTCGGCAAGGCAAATGTGTTCACAGGATTTAGCGACGGCGGCATACTCAGGTTCGACGGCCATACGCTTCCGTGCCCAGTCGGAGCACCTGAAGGCGAGGTTGATTACATCGTGCGGCCGGAGAAGATTCACGAGGCCGGCGACGACGCTTTGGTGGTTGGAAAAGTCACTGGTCGCCTGTTTCTTGGCAATCACTGGCTTTTGCATGTGAGCACCAGGCTCGGGACCATCCAGTACGCCCAGATCAACAACGGCAAAGCTCCTTCCAAGGAAGGGATGGACGTCGGACTGCGTTGGGATTGCGAGCATGTGCGAGTTGTCGCGAGGGGCGTGCAATGAGGAGCTCCAACCGCAATCCGCTGCCATATACGCTTGCAGGCCCCGCGACGTTCGTCATGCTGGCCTTCGTTGTATTGCCGCTCGTAATGACATTGTCCCTCAGTCTTTACAGAACGGCGCCCGACGGGACATTACATTCCTCACTAACCCAGTATGCTCAGGTGTTCGGCGAAGACTATTACCGACACATTTACTCACGAACGGCCGCCCTCGCGGCAATCGTGACGTTGATCTGCATCGGACTTGGAGTGCCGGAGGCTTACGTGCTGGCAAGCCTCTCCAAGCGCTGGCGTGCGGTATCGATGTTCATCGTTCTCGGTCCGCTGCTGATGTCCGTGGTTGTGCGCACGCTGGGGTGGGCGGTACTACTCGGCAATGAGGGGATTCTTAATCGCGCTCTGCTTGCGCTGCACATAGTCGACGCACCGATAACCTTGATGTTCTCCTTCACAGGTGTCGTGATCGCGCTCGTGCACGTGCAGGTGCCTTTCATGGTACTTGCGGTATGGACGTCGCTGCAGAAAGCTGATCCTGCGGCCGAAAGCGCGGCCGAAACGCTCGGTGCTCCGTCTGTGACAATACTGCGCCGCATTGTGCTCCCGCAGGTGATTCCGGGCGTGTTATCCGGCAGTCTTATCGTTTTCGCCTTGACTGCCAGCGCATTCGCCACGCCCGCGATTATTGGCGGACGGCGTCTTAAAGTCGTTCCCACCACGATCTACGACGAGATCCTGAGCAACCTTAACTGGCCGCTCGGCACGGCGATCGCCGTAGTACTGATGGCGGCGGTATTTGGAATCTCTATTGCAGCAGGGCGTTATGTCGAACGTCGTTACAAACAGGTGTTCTGATGCGTCGCACTTCAATCCCCTTGCTCGTGTTCCACTTATTTTTTGCTGTCTTCATGCTTGCACCTCTTGTAACCGTGGTGCTAGTGTCCTTCACCGACAAGGGCTACGTTTCAATGCCGTTCGACGGAGCGTCGTTGCGGTGGTACAGCGCGATCCTCAATGCACCAGACTTTATCGATGCATTCTGGCGTAGCGTTAGCCTCGCTACCGGAGCCGCAACGTTCGCCACACTTCTCGCGTTGCCAGCTGGTCTTGCGATCGCGTGGTTCAGGTTCACAGGACGCGACGTGATCATGAGTTTGCTGATGTCGCCGCTGATGGTGCCAAACGTAGTCCTCGGCATCGCGCTACTGCGCTTTTTTACGCAACTCGGCGTCTCTGGCTCCATGTCGACACTCGTACTCGCACATACGCTCGTAGTGGTGCCTTATGCGCTGCGCCTGGTAGTGGCATCTGCTACGGGTTTCGATCGTTCGGTTGGACAGGCAGCGCAGACTCTTGGCGCATCCGCATGGACCGCCTTCCGACGGGTGGAGCTGCCCCTTATCGCATCTGGCGTAACAGGCGGCTGGCTGATAGCGTTTATCAGCAGCTTTGATGAATTGACCATGACAATCTTCGTAGCATCCCCGGCGTCGGAAACGTTGCCTGTGAAGATGTACAACTACATCGCCAACACTATCGACCCGATGCTCGCGTCAGTGTCGACCGTGCTCATCGTGCTTACGCTTCTGCTAATGCTTCTGCTGGACCGCCTGTTTGGCCTGGACCGGATTCTCTCGGGGAACGCATGAAACCTCAATTCTCAACCGACGTCCTCGTCGTCGGAGGCGGCGTGATCGGAATGTCACTGGCGTACGGCCTCGTCCGACACGGACAGAATGTTACTGTGCTCGATCAGGGCGACGACGTGTTCCGTGCTGCGCGAGGTAACTTTGGTCTGGTGTGGGTGCAAGGAAAAGGACTTCAAGATCCTGCATACGCGCGTTGGACGGTTGAATCCGCAGCGGGATGGCAGTCGTTTGCATCGGGGCTAACCGCGCACAGCGGAGTCGACGTCGAACTCTCGCAGATCGGTGGGTTGCGCATGAGCTTCAGTAACGAAGAGCTCAGCCGTCGCACTCTCGATATGGAACGCATCCGACTTACTATCGGCGACACTTATTCGTATGAGCGCCTGTCCGCTGCGGAGGTTCGCGAACTGCTTCCGGAGGTTGGCCCCGAAGTCGCTGGCGCCATCTTTTCGCCACTCGATGGACACGTAAGCCCGTTGCGGCTGCTAAGAGCGCTCGTCGAGGCTTTCATAAAACTGGGTGGCACCCTACGTACCGGTGAAAGCGTGGAGCGCATCGACTATCGTGGTGGCGAGTTCCGGACCGACGCGACATCTGCATCCTACCTCGCAGGCCGTGTTGTGCTTGCGGCCGGCCTTGGCAACCGCGCGCTCGCGCCTCAGCTTGGTCTTTCTGCACCGGTCGAACCCGTGCGGGGACAAGTGCTCGTCACCGAGCGCATGCAGCCCTTCCTTCGATATCCAACGCTACATGTGCGGCAGACTGGCGAGGGAGTTATCCAGATAGGCGACTCCAAAGAGGACGTCGGGTTCGATGAAGGAACGACGGTACAGGAGCTCGCGACAATCGCCAGCAATGCGACGCGCTATTTTCCCTTGCTCGCAAACGTTAATGTCGTTCGGGCTTGGGGTGCGCTGCGCGTGATGACACCCGATGGAAATCCGATTTACGAAGAGTCGCGTTCGTGTCCGGGCGCATACCTCGTCACATGCCACAGCGGTATCACGCTGGCGGCACAGCACGGCGGGCAGATCGCAGACTGGATACGTGGCGCACCGAAGCCGCTTGGCATCAACACCTTTACTGCAGACCGATTCCATGTTCCGACCTCTGACCACTGATGTGACCCGCCGCATGGTGGCCATTTCGATAGAAGGCCGTCTCGTCCACACCCGGGAAGGCGGCACCGTCGCGCTTGCGCTGCTGGAGGCTGGCGTCAATCACACGCGTACGACGCCGGTGTCAGGCGCACCGCGAGCACCGTACTGCCTGATGGGTGCCTGCTTCGAATGCCTCGTCGAAGTGGACGGGCAGCCAAACGTTCAGGCCTGTATGGTCGAGGTCCGCGATGGAATGCGCGTGAGCATACAACGCGGCGCACGCGAGCCTGGAGGAAAAGTATGACTCATGACGTTATCGTAATCGGCGCGGGGCCGGCGGGCATGACTGCTGCACTGACTGCAAGCGAGTTTGGGCTCAAAGTAGCGCTGATCGACGAGCAGCCGCGGCCTGGCGGACAGATCTACCGCAATGTTGGCATTGCAGACGCATCTATCCGGCACCACCTCGGGCCAGACTATAGCGCGGGAGCACAGATCGTTGATCGGTTTGTCCGGTCGAGCGTTGACGTTTACTCCGGCGCGCTAGTTTGGGACATCGATCAAAAGCGCACCGTCAGCATCCTTGCGGCAGGGCGTGTCGATCAGCTTACTGCTCACCATCTGATCATTGCCACTGGTGCTATAGAACGGCCATCCGCTATCCCGGGCTGGACCTTGCCAGGAGTCATGACTGCGGGCGCGGCCCAGATTGCCCTCAAGTCCGGGCCGTCCGTTCCGGAAGGTCGTATTGTGCTGGGCGGCACAGGGCCCCTGCTGTTGCTAGTAGCCTGTCAGTTGATCGAGGCGGGCGCCAACGTGGTGGCGCTCGTTGAAACGGCGCCTCGCAGCAACTTGACGCCTGCGCTGGCGGCGTTGCCGGGCGCTTTACGCGCGCCAGCACCGCTCTTAAAGGGCATCCGCATGTTAGCGACGCTGCGGGCGGAAAAGCTGGCTCGCTACGCAAGTGCCCGGGAGCTGTCCATAGAAGGCGTCGATCGTGCCCGCGGACTGAGTTTCGTTCATCACCGAACGCCCGTGTCTGTGGAAGCCGACGTCGTCCTATTGCACCACGGCGTTGTGCCGAACACACAGCTTACGCGTCTGCTAAAGCTGGACCATCTATGGAACGACTCTCAGTTGGCGTGGATTCCGAAGCGCGATGCTTCCGGGCTGACGTCGCGCGACGGCATCTGGATTGCTGGCGACGGCGGTGGAATCGACGGTGCTCGCGCGGCAGAGGCTAGTGGAGCACTTGTTGCGCTAAACATTGTGCACCGTTCGGGACTTGTCGATAACCCGACATTCGAGGCTCGTGCTTCGAATTGGCGGCGTACGCTTGCGAAAGAGCGCGCAGTGCGGCCTTTTCTCGAAGCGCTTTATCGGCCGCCGCAATGGATCGGCTCACCGGCCGACGAGACGCTCGTCTGTCGCTGTGAAGAGGTTACTGCGCGACGAGTGCGCGAAATGGCACGACTCGGCTGTGCAGGGCCCAACCAGACAAAGTTTTTCAGCCGATGTGGTATGGGTCCGTGCCAGGGCAGGATGTGCGCAATCACAGTAACGCAGCTTCTGGCGGAAGAGCGTGGAGTGTCACCCGGCGACATCGGCGCGTATCACGTCCGCGCCCCTATCAAGCCAATAACATTACATGCGCTTGCTACCCTGCGGGAAAAGCATTCGCCAACCGAATAAAACAGGAACGAGAATGATCGACGCAATCGAGAGGTTTGAAGTGACCCCAAGGATGAGCAAAATTGTCCGGCACGGCGGCATTGTCTATCTTTGCGGTCAGACGGCTGCTGGGTCGGTGGCAGCGGATATAACATCGCAAACTCGTGAAGCGCTGTCGCTCACACAAGCAATTTTGTTACTAGTTTTCAAGTAAATTTGTTACTACCGCCCCGTGCGGCCCCCCGGTCAACGTGATCGCCCGATTCGTCTGTACCTTGGCTGTGCCGTGTCTGGTCCGCAACCTCGAGCGCGTGACGATACCGGCCTGCCGTTCTCGCCAGTTCCTCAGCGTCGGTCCAGAAACCGCGACGGGCCTTCACGCAGTCGATGAAGAGACGATAGTCGGCAGCGACGGTTGTGGACATCGGGCTGGGTTTGACGACCGGCGCCAAGGCAGGGTAGGGCAGCGCGTTACCACCGATGTGCGGGCATAGCGTCGCGCAGCGCCGCAGTCCCGCGATGGCGGCCGCGGGCGTCGCGGCGAGAACCTGCAGGCGGGCGTTTTCCCAGCGGGCAACAAACTGACCATCGACGCCTTGATAGAGCCAGCACCACGGCCGCCCACCGCTCAGTCCCAACAGGCGCCGGTGGCGAACATCCCGATTTGCAGGGGTGAGCGCATCAACGACGTGCCAGCCGCCCATCTCCGACCACGTCAGGCAGGCGCCTCGAGCCGCATCCCACATTAGTTCAAACCGGGTCTGCTGCCGCGTTATGTATCTGGCCTGACGTAGGCTTTTGATGGCGTGCGGTCGACTAAGCCAGCTGGACGTCAAGGGCGCAATGAATTGCACGCCCTGAGGCGTCGCGCGCGCCAGCCACGCACTGTCCGACCATGCGGTACGAGGCGTCACGTCCGACCAGGCGGCGACACCAGAATGCGCGGTAGCGCTGGTCCGCGCATGGGCGTCGCGCCACACGGCTCCGAGCGTCACGCGTGCCGCATGGTATTCAAGCCATTTCCTTGCTTCGTCATCTGGCGCCTCGCCGCAGATTTGACAGTCCTGATCGACTGACAGGGTGAGCCGCATCCTCGCCGTTCTTGGTATCTGCTGATCGGGCCAGCGGCGAGCCTCGACACCGGGCTCGATTGCCCGGCTCCAGAGAAGATCCGCGAACGCTTGCCGGGCTTTGACACTGCCTGCGACCCACTCGGCAATCAGGAGTGGATCGCACGCCTTGATGAAGCTTGCTACTGTTCGCGCACTGCCGGGGGCGAGATGTCGCCGGACGCGGCGAGCGAGCGCCCGATACACCACTATGGTCGGTGATATCGGGCTGGCACCGTCAGGACCGGCGACGGGCTCTTCCTTTGCGCGCATTCGCCGTTTCTGGCAGCGCGACACATACGACACGAGGCTGACTGGCCTCCGCAGATCGCTGACCGGCCGGAAGCACGCGGGATAGGCAATGCCCAACGCGCGGGACGCACCGATCAGCCATTCGACGCTACCCTTTGCACGACGGCAGCATGCTTTGTCAAGCTGCGCCGGTCGGATCAGTAGAGACATTGCATCAAGCCACTGCGCGACGGGATCGAGTGCGCAAGTCTGCTCTGCCGGCAGCGTCGGTCGGCGGCAGGTCTCACGGGTGAAGAAGTGCAGTCGGTCGCATCGACAACCACCGGCCGGACCGTCCGCGCTCCATGAATGCAATCCTCCGGAAAAGGGCGCGCCACAGTAGCAACGATCAACGAGCGGCATGCCATGAATCGGGCAGGCGTGAAGCAGTTCGACGGAAAAAAGCGCGCTGTGATATCCCGCCGCAAGACATGCAAAACACAGGCGGGGCCGCGGTACAACAAGCGTCCGTTGCAGCGCTTCGGGGAGCGCTGCGAAAGTTGACCATCGGAAGACATCCGGCGATTCTCCGAGGCATCGCGCCAATGCGGCGGTCTCGCCACGCTCAAAGGTTGACGGAGGGTCGATGGTGCACGTGCACGACGGTAGATGCCACGGAAGATCGTCGGGATGAAGCACGTTCAACGCGCAGGCACGCATTACGGTATGCCATCTCGATGCATAGGGCAGCACACTTCCAGTGTGCCAGGTCAGGCGGGACTCAGGCATGTCCGGCTCTGCCGCGAGTGATTTGCCGAAGCGTGGCGCTCGCAGAAACCAGCGCCATCAGGGTGCCGTGCCCGCTCGCGTCGACGGCGGTCTTCCACGCGTCGGCCGAAGTTGCCACATCAATCCCGACGCCGCCCGCGACTCGCAGCAGAACATGACGGCAGGCCTGCGCGACAGTCTTCATCGGGAAGTCTGATGGTCCCGCGTAATGCGCCGGCAGTGAGTCTTCCATTGCCCTCATCAAGGTGTGGGCGTGATCCGCCATCCGGAAGCCGTCCGCCCACTGTAGAGGCGTGAGACCCGCCGTGAACGAGCAGCCCGAACCAACCGGCCATTCGCTCCCTTCATCGTAGCCGCGCATCACGTAGGCAAGTTCGCTGACGCTACGCACACCATGAAAGGGTGCCGAGGCAAGCATGAAGCGGGCGGCGACGTGGGCGCCGCCTGCCAGCGCCATCCCCATCGGCTCGTCGAAAAACTGCAGCGACGCGATCGAGAACACGGACAGGCGGATGCGCTGCTTCTCCAGCAGGCTATGCAGTTCTACCAGCCAGATCCACTCGCGCTGACTCATACCTTGAGCCTCGTCGATGACCAGTACGAGAAACCGGCCGCCGCCCTGGGCGGCAAGTTCAATCCACCGCTCGACCAGCATGGTCTGACGCTCCAGCGGGCTGCGCCGCAACTGAGCCAGCCGATGTCCGCTCGCATCAAGAAGGTAGGCATAAAAGCGGCCCACCGCTGCGGCGCTGCCGGAGTCCGTATGGCTCCAGATGACCAGGGGCACATGGCCGCCGTGGCGCTCAGACAGCAGGCGCTGCAACCAATGGTCAACTGCGCTCGATTTGCCGAAGCGGGATGGCCCGAAGATCGTCGCGCCGTCTATCTGGTCGTCCAGCCAGCTGCTGATGCGCTCGACCATGTCATTGATTGCGACCGTGAACAACGAATAGTCGCGCGTCACAATAGGATGATCCCGTGATACGTGGGCGGCGACTAGTGGCTCTGCCGTTGCGGGCGCCGTTACCATTGCTGGGCTCGCCGAATCGGTGGTAGCGCCGTCCCGGTTTCACGGTCTGGTTGTGCGGGCGTCGCATCATGCACTGCAGGCGTGCTGCCGATCCTGGAAAGGCTCACCATTGACTGGCCGGCGACCAGCTCTGCATGCTTTTGCAGGATGCGCCTTGCTTCCAGATACGCAGGGTGGGCGGGGAGCTTTCCCAATGGCGCCGCTTCGGCATACCGGATCAACGCCTCGACAGCGTCGCCGTGTGTCGCCAGATGGAGCAGCCGGCGCTTCTCAAGTGCGCGGATCGCTTGGCGAACATAAAGCGAGTGCGGCGTTCGGTGCCATGGGGGCGCGGCGCGCACGACGCCAAGAAAAATCCCCCGCTGTGTCGAGACGGTGGCATAGCGCGCGTCGTCCTCGTCGTCGAGACTGACCCACAGGTTTTCGCCCAGCAGGTCGGTGCGCAGGCAAAGCCACTCGGCTGAATAGCGGCCGTTGGCGAAATTGAAGTGCGGGCGGCGACCATTTTGCAAACCGCCAAGCAGTGTACAAAGCTTGCGCACGCCGACGATGCGACGCACAGCGTCGGGATCGGCTTGCCGTGGTTTCCAGTTTCCTTGTGCGAGCAGTCGATCGAGCTGTTCGAGCGGACTCCGATATCCAAGTCCGGAATGAGGCGTCGCGTTGTAGTTTGCAACGAGTGTGTCGAGCAACTCGTGCGCGTATTCAAGTTGAAACTGGGTGGCGAGCGCCGCTGCGTCGGGATCGGTGCCGCGTCGAGCAGGAGGCGAACTTCCGGTTGTGGTTGAGAGTCGATGAAAACCGTCGGCGGCCAGACGTGCGAAGAACGATTCGATAAAAGGCCGATCGTCTTTGCTGCGTCGGCGGCTAAAGCAGGCAGGGTCCTGTGGCTTGACGAGCCTTGCGCCCACCACGTCACGCAGGACGTCTTCGACGCGCATGCAGATGTTGGCAAGCGCGCCGTCGACGCTGAACTCGTTCCAGCATGCGCCGACCAGTTGAGGAAAGCGGTGAGCGGGTAGGCCAGCGTCTGGCAGATAGGCCGAATTGCTGAACTGCAGTTCCCGCGGCGCCCACGGCTGAAGGGCGCAGCGAATGGCCCGCAGCACATCCTCGGCTGCGCATTCCCGGCGCAAACTCAGGTGGTAACCGAGCACTGCGCGCGACGCTACATCAATCAGCACGACGACCCACAGACGGTGAATCATCCGCGACTCGGTGCCGCCGTGCGGAGAGGGCACCAGTACCATCATCCGACTGTCGAGCTTGTGCGCGTCGCACTCGACGCGCTCGAACGGAGCAAGAAGGGGCCGACGCGTTCCGTCGCCGCTGGTGGCCTTGCGCGCCGAGTCGTTGCAGGCGAGTTGACGTGCCCGTGCGGGATTTTCCGCCAGTACCCGATCGATAAAGCGAGACAGGGTCACGTAACCGCGTTTCTCGACATTGAATGGCCATTCGCCCCGGCGCTCAAAGCCGCGATCGCGCAATTGCGCGAGAAACCATCGGAACACTGCCATGCGTGGGCGAAGCGAAGATTCGAGGTCGCTGCGTTTGCGCAGGATGTGCTCG is a genomic window of Paraburkholderia sp. PREW-6R containing:
- a CDS encoding LysR substrate-binding domain-containing protein, translating into MRSTPSLRHIEAFRAVMLTGTVVGAANLMSVTQPAVSRTIALLELQLGFKLFARRGRRLLPTVEAQTLFREVEKVYVGAERIGQVAQDIRFQRAGALRVATLPAFALSVMPRALQAFLALRPSVTTTVHSLPSRQIAELVSTGQFDVGLVELPISRAAITIEALPPVEAAVIMPPEHRLAAQERVHISDLDGERMVMLSQHSYVRYQIDDAFSEASASANVIAETHSSLVAAGLVAAGIGISILSALTIESFDVSKVIARPLKGGPVSRYAIIFPDVAPPSSLARAFAMEVSNQMMKD
- a CDS encoding ABC transporter ATP-binding protein encodes the protein MSYLQLNGLAKRYDDFVAVSDCTLSIERGEFVCLLGPSGCGKTTTLQMLAGLVLPTAGSIVLNGKDITRAKPSSRGLGVVFQSYALFPHMTVEQNVSFGLEMRKVAASERRGRVREALDLVHLAGSGHRYPRELSGGQRQRVAMARALVIEPQVLLLDEPMGALDAKLREDMQVELRALQHRLGITTLMVTHDQAEALTLADRVVLMNKGSVQQVASPLEMYESPNGRFVSTFLGKANVFTGFSDGGILRFDGHTLPCPVGAPEGEVDYIVRPEKIHEAGDDALVVGKVTGRLFLGNHWLLHVSTRLGTIQYAQINNGKAPSKEGMDVGLRWDCEHVRVVARGVQ
- a CDS encoding ABC transporter permease, with product MRSSNRNPLPYTLAGPATFVMLAFVVLPLVMTLSLSLYRTAPDGTLHSSLTQYAQVFGEDYYRHIYSRTAALAAIVTLICIGLGVPEAYVLASLSKRWRAVSMFIVLGPLLMSVVVRTLGWAVLLGNEGILNRALLALHIVDAPITLMFSFTGVVIALVHVQVPFMVLAVWTSLQKADPAAESAAETLGAPSVTILRRIVLPQVIPGVLSGSLIVFALTASAFATPAIIGGRRLKVVPTTIYDEILSNLNWPLGTAIAVVLMAAVFGISIAAGRYVERRYKQVF
- a CDS encoding ABC transporter permease, whose protein sequence is MRRTSIPLLVFHLFFAVFMLAPLVTVVLVSFTDKGYVSMPFDGASLRWYSAILNAPDFIDAFWRSVSLATGAATFATLLALPAGLAIAWFRFTGRDVIMSLLMSPLMVPNVVLGIALLRFFTQLGVSGSMSTLVLAHTLVVVPYALRLVVASATGFDRSVGQAAQTLGASAWTAFRRVELPLIASGVTGGWLIAFISSFDELTMTIFVASPASETLPVKMYNYIANTIDPMLASVSTVLIVLTLLLMLLLDRLFGLDRILSGNA
- a CDS encoding FAD-dependent oxidoreductase, encoding MKPQFSTDVLVVGGGVIGMSLAYGLVRHGQNVTVLDQGDDVFRAARGNFGLVWVQGKGLQDPAYARWTVESAAGWQSFASGLTAHSGVDVELSQIGGLRMSFSNEELSRRTLDMERIRLTIGDTYSYERLSAAEVRELLPEVGPEVAGAIFSPLDGHVSPLRLLRALVEAFIKLGGTLRTGESVERIDYRGGEFRTDATSASYLAGRVVLAAGLGNRALAPQLGLSAPVEPVRGQVLVTERMQPFLRYPTLHVRQTGEGVIQIGDSKEDVGFDEGTTVQELATIASNATRYFPLLANVNVVRAWGALRVMTPDGNPIYEESRSCPGAYLVTCHSGITLAAQHGGQIADWIRGAPKPLGINTFTADRFHVPTSDH
- a CDS encoding (2Fe-2S)-binding protein, with amino-acid sequence MFRPLTTDVTRRMVAISIEGRLVHTREGGTVALALLEAGVNHTRTTPVSGAPRAPYCLMGACFECLVEVDGQPNVQACMVEVRDGMRVSIQRGAREPGGKV
- a CDS encoding NAD(P)/FAD-dependent oxidoreductase, with product MTHDVIVIGAGPAGMTAALTASEFGLKVALIDEQPRPGGQIYRNVGIADASIRHHLGPDYSAGAQIVDRFVRSSVDVYSGALVWDIDQKRTVSILAAGRVDQLTAHHLIIATGAIERPSAIPGWTLPGVMTAGAAQIALKSGPSVPEGRIVLGGTGPLLLLVACQLIEAGANVVALVETAPRSNLTPALAALPGALRAPAPLLKGIRMLATLRAEKLARYASARELSIEGVDRARGLSFVHHRTPVSVEADVVLLHHGVVPNTQLTRLLKLDHLWNDSQLAWIPKRDASGLTSRDGIWIAGDGGGIDGARAAEASGALVALNIVHRSGLVDNPTFEARASNWRRTLAKERAVRPFLEALYRPPQWIGSPADETLVCRCEEVTARRVREMARLGCAGPNQTKFFSRCGMGPCQGRMCAITVTQLLAEERGVSPGDIGAYHVRAPIKPITLHALATLREKHSPTE
- a CDS encoding ATP-binding protein, which codes for MTRDYSLFTVAINDMVERISSWLDDQIDGATIFGPSRFGKSSAVDHWLQRLLSERHGGHVPLVIWSHTDSGSAAAVGRFYAYLLDASGHRLAQLRRSPLERQTMLVERWIELAAQGGGRFLVLVIDEAQGMSQREWIWLVELHSLLEKQRIRLSVFSIASLQFFDEPMGMALAGGAHVAARFMLASAPFHGVRSVSELAYVMRGYDEGSEWPVGSGCSFTAGLTPLQWADGFRMADHAHTLMRAMEDSLPAHYAGPSDFPMKTVAQACRHVLLRVAGGVGIDVATSADAWKTAVDASGHGTLMALVSASATLRQITRGRAGHA